From the genome of Neomonachus schauinslandi chromosome 5, ASM220157v2, whole genome shotgun sequence, one region includes:
- the C5H16orf82 gene encoding protein TNT, with protein sequence MHFDGASALEGNKAKGRGKIHYFIEMELRVSQQSVNWLSPGYLDAEILRVDVGVGKQFRGPLQTLSERKLNPVKCIGGCVGTGHISAWEADSAMASQGPLPLDKPDQLPPTFLEGRNGESAAWNVQGQAPSLPAPSVEPQPPAWPHHDTGATQEPLRVSRGNLGNPWSSESGLLSLRQSSQGKCKESDTSLLSSGYAGDEENSEVSLVGNTPILRLPRRLHTQAGSAPRSQLCAIYAPSQIRSQVASQARGSRQAGGEK encoded by the exons ATGCATTTCGATGGAGCCTCAGCTTTGGAGGGAAATAAAGCCAAAGGTAGAGGCAAGATCCACTATTTCATCGAAATGGAGCTTCGGGTATCACAGCAGAGCGTGAACTGGCTCAGCCCAG GGTACTTGGATGCTGAGATCCTGAGGGTAGACGTCGGGGTGGGAAAGCAGTTCCGGGGGCCACTGCAGACCCTCTCAGAGAGGAAGCTCAACCCAGTGAAGTGCATTGGCGGGTGTGTGGGCACGGGGCACATTAGTGCATGGGAGGCGGACTCTGCCATG GcctcccagggccccctccccctggATAAACCAGATCAGTTGCCCCCCACCTTCCTCGAGGGTAGAAACGGGGAGTCTGCTGCCTGGAATGTTCAGGGCCAAGCTCCAAGCCTCCCGGCCCCCAGCGTAGAGCCCCAGCCCCCGGCGTGGCCACACCATGACACAGGAGCAACTCAGGAGCCCCTGAGAGTTTCGAGGGGTAACCTGGGAAACCCATGGAGCAGTGAGAGCGGGTTGCTGAGCCTGCGACAGTCCAGCCAGGGGAAATGCAAGGAAAGTGACACCAGCCTGTTGAGCAGCGGGTACGCGGGCGATGAGGAGAACAGTGAGGTCAGCCTGGTGGGCAACACTCCAATCTTAAGGTTGCCGagaaggctccacacccaggcaGGCAGCGCCCCGAGAAGCCAGCTGTGTGCCATCTACGCGCCCAGCCAGATCAGGAGCCAGGTGGCCAGCCAAGCCCGCGGCAGCAGGCAGGCTGGAGGGGAAAAGTGA